Proteins from a single region of Felis catus isolate Fca126 chromosome B4, F.catus_Fca126_mat1.0, whole genome shotgun sequence:
- the SAMM50 gene encoding sorting and assembly machinery component 50 homolog isoform X1, with product MGTVHARSLEPLPANGPDFGALGEEAEFVEVEPEAKQEILENKDVVVQHVHFDGLGRTKDDLIICEIGDVFKAKNLIEVMRKSHEAREKLLRLGIFRQVDVLIDTCQGDDALPNGLDVTFEVTELRRLTGSYNTMVGNNEGSMVLGLKLPNLLGRAEKVTFQFSYGTKETSYGLSFFKPRPGNFERNFSVNLYKVTGQFPWSSLRETDRGVSAEYSFPIWKTSHTVKWDGVWRELGCLSRAASFAVRKESGHSLKSSLSHAMVIDSRNSSIMPRRGALLKVNQELAGYTGGDVSFIKEDFELQLNKQLIFDSVFSASLWGGMLVPIGDKPSSIADRFYLGGPTSVRGFSMHSVGPQSEGDYLGGEAYWAGGLHLYTPLPFRPGQGGFGELFRTHFFLNAGNLCNLNYGEGPKAHIRKLAECIRWSYGAGIVLRLGNIARLELNYCVPMGVQKGDRICDGVQFGAGIRFL from the exons ATGGGGACAGTGCACGCCCGG aGTTTGGAGCCTCTTCCAGCCAATGGACCTGATTTCGGGGCATTAGGAGAAGAAGCTGAGTTTGTTGAAGTTGAACCTGAGGCTAAACAGGAGATTCTCGAAAACAAAGAT GTGGTCGTTCAACACGTTCATTTTGATGGACTCGGAAGAACCAAAGATGATCTCATCATATGTGAAATCGGAGATGTTTTTAAGGCGAAAAACCTTATTGAG GTGATGCGCAAATCTCACGAAGCCCGGGAGAAATTGCTTCGCCTGGGAATATTTCGACAAGTGGATGTTTTGATCGACACATGTCAAG GTGATGACGCCCTTCCAAACGGGTTGGACGTTACCTTTGAAGTAACCGAACTGCGGAGACTGACGGGCAGTTACAACACCATGGTTGGGAACAACGAAGGCAGTATG GTGCTTGGCCTCAAACTCCCTAATCTTCTAGGTCGTGCAGAAAAGGTGACTTTTCAGTTTTCCTACGGAACGAAAGAAACTTCGTATGGCCTGTCCTTCTTCAAACCACGGCCTGGAAACTTCGAAAGAAA TTTCTCTGTAAACTTGTATAAAGTCACCGGCCAGTTCCCTTGGAGCTCACTGCGGGAGACGGACAGAGGGGTGTCGGCCGAGTACAGC TTTCCCATTTGGAAGACCAGCCACACGGTCAAGTGGGACGGCGTGTGGCGGGAGCTGGGCTGCCTCTCGAGGGCGGCGTCCTTCGCCGTGCGGAAGGAAAGCGGGCACTCGCTGAAGTCCTCTCTTTCG CACGCGATGGTCATCGACTCCCGGAATTCCTCCATCATGCCCAGGAGAGGTGCTTTGCTGAAAGTTAACCAG GAACTGGCCGGCTACACCGGAGGGGATGTGAGCTTCATCAAAGAAGATTTCGAGCTTCAGTTGAATAAACAGCTCATATTCGACTCA GTGTTTTCCGCATCTCTCTGGGGTGGGATGTTGGTGCCCATTGGCGATAAGCCCTCAAGCATTGCCGACAG GTTTTACCTCGGAGGACCGACCAGTGTGCGTGGGTTCAGCATGCACAGCGTGGGGCCACAGAGCGAAG GAGACTACCTGGGCGGAGAAGCGTACTGGGCCGGCGGCCTGCACCTGTACACCCCCTTGCCTTTCCGGCCAGGCCAGGGCGGCTTCGGAGAACTCTTCCGAACACACTTCTTCCTCAACGCGGGGAATCTCTGCAATCTCAACTACG gGGAGGGCCCCAAGGCTCACATTCGTAAGCTGGCTGAGTGCATCCGCTGGTCCTACGGTGCCGGGATCGTCCTCAGGCTCGGCAACATCGCCCGGCTGGAACTTAATTATTGTGTCCCCATGGGCGTGCAGAAGGGGGACAG
- the SAMM50 gene encoding sorting and assembly machinery component 50 homolog isoform X2 → MGTVHARSLEPLPANGPDFGALGEEAEFVEVEPEAKQEILENKDVVVQHVHFDGLGRTKDDLIICEIGDVFKAKNLIEVMRKSHEAREKLLRLGIFRQVDVLIDTCQGDDALPNGLDVTFEVTELRRLTGSYNTMVGNNEGSMVLGLKLPNLLGRAEKVTFQFSYGTKETSYGLSFFKPRPGNFERNFSVNLYKVTGQFPWSSLRETDRGVSAEYSFPIWKTSHTVKWDGVWRELGCLSRAASFAVRKESGHSLKSSLSHAMVIDSRNSSIMPRRGALLKVNQELAGYTGGDVSFIKEDFELQLNKQLIFDSETTWAEKRTGPAACTCTPPCLSGQARAASENSSEHTSSSTRGISAISTTGRAPRLTFVSWLSASAGPTVPGSSSGSATSPGWNLIIVSPWACRRGTGYATVCSLVPGSGSCKLAASSRPLGRSPGTRWQ, encoded by the exons ATGGGGACAGTGCACGCCCGG aGTTTGGAGCCTCTTCCAGCCAATGGACCTGATTTCGGGGCATTAGGAGAAGAAGCTGAGTTTGTTGAAGTTGAACCTGAGGCTAAACAGGAGATTCTCGAAAACAAAGAT GTGGTCGTTCAACACGTTCATTTTGATGGACTCGGAAGAACCAAAGATGATCTCATCATATGTGAAATCGGAGATGTTTTTAAGGCGAAAAACCTTATTGAG GTGATGCGCAAATCTCACGAAGCCCGGGAGAAATTGCTTCGCCTGGGAATATTTCGACAAGTGGATGTTTTGATCGACACATGTCAAG GTGATGACGCCCTTCCAAACGGGTTGGACGTTACCTTTGAAGTAACCGAACTGCGGAGACTGACGGGCAGTTACAACACCATGGTTGGGAACAACGAAGGCAGTATG GTGCTTGGCCTCAAACTCCCTAATCTTCTAGGTCGTGCAGAAAAGGTGACTTTTCAGTTTTCCTACGGAACGAAAGAAACTTCGTATGGCCTGTCCTTCTTCAAACCACGGCCTGGAAACTTCGAAAGAAA TTTCTCTGTAAACTTGTATAAAGTCACCGGCCAGTTCCCTTGGAGCTCACTGCGGGAGACGGACAGAGGGGTGTCGGCCGAGTACAGC TTTCCCATTTGGAAGACCAGCCACACGGTCAAGTGGGACGGCGTGTGGCGGGAGCTGGGCTGCCTCTCGAGGGCGGCGTCCTTCGCCGTGCGGAAGGAAAGCGGGCACTCGCTGAAGTCCTCTCTTTCG CACGCGATGGTCATCGACTCCCGGAATTCCTCCATCATGCCCAGGAGAGGTGCTTTGCTGAAAGTTAACCAG GAACTGGCCGGCTACACCGGAGGGGATGTGAGCTTCATCAAAGAAGATTTCGAGCTTCAGTTGAATAAACAGCTCATATTCGACTCA GAGACTACCTGGGCGGAGAAGCGTACTGGGCCGGCGGCCTGCACCTGTACACCCCCTTGCCTTTCCGGCCAGGCCAGGGCGGCTTCGGAGAACTCTTCCGAACACACTTCTTCCTCAACGCGGGGAATCTCTGCAATCTCAACTACG gGGAGGGCCCCAAGGCTCACATTCGTAAGCTGGCTGAGTGCATCCGCTGGTCCTACGGTGCCGGGATCGTCCTCAGGCTCGGCAACATCGCCCGGCTGGAACTTAATTATTGTGTCCCCATGGGCGTGCAGAAGGGGGACAG